A genome region from Yoonia vestfoldensis includes the following:
- a CDS encoding thymidine phosphorylase — MDARAIIVAIRNRQTPDAEALAWFAQGLANGAVSDAQAGAFAMAVCLNGLSDQGRVALTAAMRDSGDVLAWDLPGPVLDKHSTGGVGDCVSLIAAPVLAACGAYVPMISGRGLGHTGGTLDKLESIPGLSTQVTETRLRQITREVGCAIVSATGQIAPADRRLYAIRDVTATVDSIDLITASILSKKLAAGLDGLMLDVKCGSGAFMKTPGDARALAQALVDAANGAGCPTAALITDMNAPLAPALGNAVEVAICMEVLEGNSAAAPRLVDLTKALCVHLLTLQGRTAPEASAQVALALSSGEAMDRFARMIAAMGGPPDMAEDWRTHLPTAPVVGEVMAPDSGHITAIDGEALGLVVVGLGGGRRVETDRIDPAVGLTEMIGLGAPVTRGQPLCTLHAATEQAATEAARAVQAAITIGDAAVPGPLVLERIG; from the coding sequence TTGGACGCCCGCGCGATCATAGTCGCGATCCGCAACCGGCAGACGCCAGATGCGGAGGCCCTTGCATGGTTCGCGCAAGGCTTGGCCAATGGCGCTGTCAGTGACGCGCAGGCTGGGGCCTTTGCCATGGCGGTTTGCCTGAACGGGCTGTCCGACCAAGGCCGCGTGGCGCTGACCGCAGCGATGCGCGACAGCGGTGATGTGCTGGCATGGGACCTGCCGGGGCCGGTCTTGGACAAACATTCCACCGGTGGCGTGGGCGATTGCGTCTCGTTGATCGCGGCCCCGGTGCTGGCGGCCTGCGGGGCCTATGTGCCGATGATCTCGGGGCGGGGTTTGGGGCATACGGGCGGCACGCTCGACAAGCTGGAATCGATCCCCGGCCTGTCCACCCAAGTCACCGAAACGCGCCTGCGCCAGATCACCCGCGAGGTGGGCTGCGCCATCGTCAGCGCCACGGGCCAGATCGCGCCTGCCGACCGCAGGCTATATGCGATCCGCGATGTCACCGCGACGGTGGATTCCATCGACCTGATCACCGCCTCGATCCTGTCCAAGAAACTGGCGGCGGGGCTCGATGGCCTGATGCTGGATGTCAAATGCGGGTCAGGCGCTTTCATGAAAACGCCGGGTGACGCGCGCGCGCTGGCGCAGGCGCTGGTTGATGCGGCCAATGGCGCAGGCTGCCCCACGGCCGCGCTGATCACCGATATGAACGCGCCGCTGGCCCCCGCGCTGGGCAATGCGGTCGAGGTTGCCATCTGCATGGAGGTGCTGGAAGGCAATAGCGCCGCCGCCCCCCGCCTTGTGGATTTGACCAAGGCGCTTTGCGTGCATCTGCTGACCCTGCAAGGTCGGACCGCGCCCGAGGCCAGCGCGCAGGTCGCCCTTGCCCTGTCCTCGGGCGAGGCGATGGACCGTTTCGCCCGCATGATCGCCGCGATGGGTGGCCCCCCCGACATGGCCGAGGATTGGCGCACCCATCTGCCCACTGCCCCTGTCGTGGGCGAGGTCATGGCACCTGACAGCGGCCATATCACCGCAATTGATGGCGAGGCGCTGGGGCTGGTCGTCGTGGGCTTGGGCGGCGGGCGGCGGGTGGAAACCGACCGGATCGACCCTGCCGTCGGGTTGACCGAGATGATCGGGCTGGGTGCGCCGGTGACGCGCGGCCAGCCGCTGTGCACGCTGCATGCCGCGACCGAGCAGGCCGCGACCGAAGCCGCCCGCGCCGTGCAGGCGGCGATCACCATTGGCGATGCGGCTGTGCCCGGCCCGCTGGTTCTGGAAAGGATCGGCTGA
- a CDS encoding phosphopentomutase has translation MARAILIVIDSVGIGGAPDAAHYFNGDLPDTGANTLGHIAQAVPLHLPHLDALGLGSAVQLASGLVAPGLGAVPTGAWGAATEVSRGKDTPSGHWELAGVPVPWDWHHFPDRVPAFPADLTAAICKAAGTDGILGNCHASGTAIIAREGAAHIRSGWPICYTSADSVLQIAAHEDHFGLDRLYRLCADLAPMLHAMKVGRVIARPFVSEVGAFTRTANRKDYAIPLPGPSICDDVQAAGGRVHAVGKIGDIFSMQGIDTLRKGKDAALMDHLRDLLDEATDGDFIFVNLVEFDSDYGHRRDVAGYAAHLAWFDAALGRLLPHLAKDDLLIVTADHGNDPTWPGTDHTRERVPVLVHGIGDAALGHLAFSDVAASIADHLAVPYRGAGKSFL, from the coding sequence ATGGCGCGCGCAATCCTGATCGTGATCGACAGCGTGGGCATCGGCGGCGCGCCGGATGCCGCACATTATTTCAACGGCGATCTGCCCGATACCGGCGCGAATACGCTGGGCCATATCGCGCAGGCGGTGCCGCTGCATCTGCCGCATCTGGATGCGCTGGGGCTGGGGTCGGCGGTGCAGCTGGCCTCGGGGCTGGTGGCGCCGGGGCTGGGCGCTGTGCCGACAGGCGCTTGGGGGGCCGCGACCGAGGTATCGCGCGGCAAGGACACCCCGTCGGGCCATTGGGAATTGGCGGGCGTGCCGGTGCCTTGGGATTGGCACCATTTCCCCGATAGGGTGCCCGCCTTTCCCGCCGATCTGACCGCCGCGATCTGCAAGGCGGCAGGCACGGACGGCATCCTGGGCAATTGCCATGCCTCTGGCACCGCGATCATCGCCCGCGAGGGCGCGGCGCATATCCGCTCTGGCTGGCCGATCTGTTATACCTCTGCCGATAGCGTCTTGCAGATCGCAGCGCATGAGGATCATTTCGGGCTGGACCGGCTATACCGGCTTTGCGCCGATCTTGCGCCCATGCTGCACGCGATGAAAGTCGGGCGTGTGATCGCGCGGCCTTTCGTGAGCGAGGTCGGGGCCTTTACGCGCACCGCCAATCGCAAGGATTACGCGATCCCTTTGCCCGGTCCCTCGATCTGCGATGATGTGCAGGCGGCGGGCGGCAGGGTGCATGCGGTGGGCAAGATCGGGGATATCTTTTCGATGCAAGGCATCGACACTTTGCGCAAGGGCAAGGATGCCGCGTTGATGGATCATCTGCGCGATCTGCTGGACGAGGCGACAGATGGCGATTTCATTTTCGTCAATCTGGTCGAATTCGACAGCGATTACGGTCACCGGCGCGATGTTGCGGGCTATGCTGCGCATCTGGCGTGGTTTGACGCGGCATTGGGCAGGCTTTTGCCGCATCTGGCAAAGGATGACCTGTTGATCGTCACCGCTGACCATGGCAATGACCCGACATGGCCCGGCACCGACCATACCCGCGAAAGGGTGCCGGTGCTGGTGCATGGCATCGGGGACGCAGCTTTGGGGCATCTGGCCTTTTCGGATGTCGCGGCCAGTATCGCGGATCATTTGGCAGTGCCCTATCGCGGCGCAGGAAAGAGTTTTCTATGA
- a CDS encoding adenosine deaminase — translation MSFQHIPKVELHTHLEGCAPPDFIRMLAAEKKIDISGIFTPQGGYDFRDFDHFLKVYEAACTTLQTPDDFRRLTLAVLEETAAHGVVYMETFVSPDFCGGGDLAAWKDYLAAMSDAADEGEARFGITLRGIVTGIRHFGPEACKPAARCAAETFGGFVVGYGMAGGEMAGRPADYAYSFDLAREAGMPLTCHAGEWGGAAMVAETIRDLKVARIGHGIGAIDDPALLREIVEKDIVLEVCPGSNVVLKAVPDWASHPIARLRDAGVKVTVSTDDPPFFHTTMSAECDMLHRTFGWDEADFTALNQTALAAAFCDDATRARVAKRLEPAR, via the coding sequence ATGAGTTTTCAGCATATCCCCAAGGTCGAACTGCACACCCATCTGGAAGGCTGCGCGCCGCCCGATTTCATCCGCATGTTGGCGGCCGAGAAAAAGATCGACATCAGCGGGATTTTCACGCCGCAGGGCGGCTATGATTTCCGCGATTTCGACCATTTCCTGAAGGTCTATGAGGCCGCCTGCACCACCCTGCAAACGCCCGATGATTTCCGCCGCCTGACGCTGGCGGTGCTGGAAGAAACCGCCGCCCATGGCGTGGTCTATATGGAAACCTTCGTTTCGCCCGATTTCTGCGGTGGCGGTGATCTGGCGGCTTGGAAAGACTATCTTGCCGCCATGTCTGACGCCGCCGACGAGGGCGAGGCGCGGTTCGGTATCACGCTGCGCGGGATCGTCACCGGCATCCGCCATTTCGGGCCAGAGGCTTGCAAGCCTGCCGCGCGCTGTGCGGCGGAAACCTTTGGCGGTTTTGTCGTGGGCTACGGCATGGCGGGCGGTGAAATGGCGGGGCGGCCTGCGGATTACGCCTATTCTTTCGACTTGGCACGCGAAGCGGGCATGCCGCTGACCTGTCATGCGGGCGAATGGGGCGGGGCGGCGATGGTCGCGGAAACCATCCGCGATCTGAAAGTCGCCCGCATCGGCCACGGGATCGGGGCCATCGACGATCCCGCCTTGCTGCGCGAGATCGTGGAAAAAGATATCGTGCTAGAGGTCTGCCCCGGTTCCAATGTCGTGCTGAAAGCGGTGCCCGATTGGGCCAGCCATCCCATCGCCCGGCTGCGTGATGCGGGCGTCAAGGTCACCGTTTCGACCGATGATCCGCCGTTCTTTCACACCACGATGAGTGCGGAATGCGACATGCTGCACCGGACCTTTGGCTGGGACGAGGCCGATTTCACGGCGTTGAACCAGACCGCCCTTGCCGCCGCTTTCTGCGATGATGCCACCCGCGCCCGTGTGGCCAAACGACTGGAGCCTGCCCGATGA
- the upp gene encoding uracil phosphoribosyltransferase: MNDHVTHVTHPLVQHKLTLMRQKDTSTALFRQLLREISQLLAYEVTRGLPMTTRRIDTPLEPMDAPVIDGKKLALVSILRAGNGLLDGVLELIPSARVGFVGLYRDEATLQPVQYYFKVPTELEDRLVIAVDPMLATGNSSVAAIDLLKQAGATNIRFLCLLAAPEGIARMREAHPDVPIITAAIDSHLNDHGYIVPGLGDAGDRMFGTK; the protein is encoded by the coding sequence ATGAACGACCATGTCACCCATGTCACCCACCCTTTGGTGCAGCACAAGCTGACGCTGATGCGCCAAAAGGATACCTCGACCGCCCTGTTTCGCCAATTGCTGCGCGAGATCAGCCAGCTGCTCGCCTATGAGGTCACGCGCGGTTTGCCGATGACCACCCGCCGGATCGACACGCCGCTGGAACCGATGGATGCGCCGGTGATTGATGGCAAGAAACTGGCGCTGGTCTCGATCCTGCGGGCGGGCAATGGCTTGCTGGACGGGGTGCTGGAACTGATCCCCTCGGCGCGGGTGGGTTTTGTCGGGCTTTACCGCGACGAGGCGACGCTGCAACCCGTGCAATATTATTTCAAAGTCCCGACAGAGCTGGAAGACCGGCTGGTCATCGCCGTTGATCCGATGCTGGCCACGGGCAATTCATCGGTGGCCGCGATTGATCTGCTGAAACAGGCCGGGGCCACGAATATCCGGTTTCTCTGCCTGTTGGCCGCCCCCGAAGGTATCGCGCGGATGCGCGAGGCGCATCCCGATGTGCCGATCATCACCGCCGCTATCGACAGCCATCTGAATGATCACGGCTATATCGTGCCGGGTCTGGGCGATGCGGGCGACCGGATGTTCGGCACCAAATAG
- a CDS encoding AMP-binding protein has protein sequence MGWMRDETGLGKRAANHVPLTPLSHLQRAAHVFANREALIYGTARLSYAQYYRRVSQLASALAKAGVQPGDVVATILPNIPAQSEAGFAVPACGAVLNTINIRLDVDTIAYILDHGEAKVVLVDSQFLPQAMAAIDQMQGPAPLVIEVPDDEAGVHAIGSQQKYEDFLASGDPDFAWILPRDEWESLALNYTSGTTGRPKGVVYHHRGAYLMTMGTAMSWQMPSFVRYLQIVPLFHCNGWNHTWMLPALGGTAICCRDITAQAIYDAIADHGATHFGGAPIVLNLLVNAKPDHRRAFTHVVEVFTAGAPPAPATLAAIGKLGFDVKQVYGLTETFGHVTECIWDAAWDALPEAEQAAIKARQGVSMPMMEEVTVVHEDMTPVPWDASTQGEIVMRGNAVMKGYLKNPEATEKAFAGGYFHSEDLAVQHPGGMIQISDRAKDIIISGGENISSVEVEAALMNHPAVNLCAVVAQPDETWGETPCAFVELKDGATATEAQIIGFARDRLAGFKCPKRVVFQDLPKTSTGKIQKFELRLIAKTF, from the coding sequence ATGGGCTGGATGCGCGACGAGACGGGGCTCGGCAAACGGGCCGCCAATCATGTGCCGCTGACGCCTTTGTCGCATCTGCAACGCGCAGCACATGTCTTTGCCAACCGCGAAGCGCTGATCTATGGCACAGCCCGTCTGAGCTATGCGCAATATTACCGGCGCGTGTCACAGCTGGCCTCGGCCTTGGCCAAGGCAGGCGTGCAGCCCGGCGATGTGGTCGCCACGATCCTGCCCAATATCCCCGCGCAATCCGAGGCCGGTTTTGCCGTGCCTGCCTGCGGCGCGGTGCTGAACACGATCAACATCCGGCTGGATGTGGACACCATCGCCTATATCCTTGATCATGGAGAGGCAAAGGTTGTGCTGGTCGACAGCCAATTCCTGCCGCAGGCGATGGCCGCCATCGACCAGATGCAGGGGCCTGCGCCTTTGGTGATCGAAGTGCCCGATGATGAGGCGGGCGTCCATGCCATCGGCAGCCAGCAGAAATACGAGGATTTTCTGGCCAGTGGCGATCCCGATTTCGCATGGATCTTGCCGCGCGATGAATGGGAAAGCCTTGCGCTGAATTACACCTCTGGCACGACGGGGCGGCCCAAGGGCGTCGTCTATCACCATCGCGGCGCCTATCTGATGACGATGGGCACGGCGATGTCATGGCAGATGCCAAGCTTCGTGCGATATCTGCAAATCGTGCCGCTGTTTCATTGCAACGGCTGGAACCATACCTGGATGCTGCCCGCGCTGGGTGGCACCGCGATCTGCTGTCGTGATATCACGGCGCAGGCGATCTATGACGCCATCGCCGATCACGGGGCCACGCATTTCGGCGGCGCACCCATCGTGCTGAACCTGCTGGTCAATGCCAAGCCGGACCATCGCCGCGCTTTCACCCATGTGGTCGAGGTCTTCACCGCAGGCGCGCCCCCTGCCCCCGCAACATTGGCCGCGATTGGCAAGCTGGGGTTTGACGTCAAACAGGTCTATGGGCTGACCGAAACCTTCGGCCATGTCACCGAATGCATCTGGGATGCCGCATGGGACGCCCTGCCAGAGGCTGAACAGGCCGCGATCAAGGCGCGCCAAGGTGTCAGCATGCCGATGATGGAAGAGGTGACCGTGGTCCACGAAGACATGACCCCCGTGCCATGGGACGCCAGCACGCAGGGCGAAATCGTCATGCGCGGCAATGCGGTGATGAAAGGATATCTCAAGAACCCGGAGGCCACCGAAAAGGCCTTTGCCGGTGGCTATTTCCATTCCGAGGATCTGGCGGTCCAGCATCCCGGCGGCATGATCCAGATTTCGGATCGCGCCAAGGATATCATCATTTCCGGCGGCGAGAATATCAGCTCGGTCGAGGTCGAGGCGGCGTTGATGAACCATCCGGCCGTGAACCTCTGCGCGGTGGTGGCGCAGCCCGACGAGACATGGGGCGAAACCCCTTGCGCCTTTGTCGAATTGAAGGATGGCGCCACCGCCACCGAGGCCCAGATCATCGGTTTTGCCCGCGACAGGCTGGCGGGGTTTAAATGCCCCAAACGCGTGGTGTTTCAGGACCTGCCCAAGACCTCGACCGGCAAGATCCAGAAATTCGAACTGCGCCTGATCGCCAAGACCTTCTGA
- a CDS encoding DMT family transporter, giving the protein MTPQIALPDQIISPRAVLYIIAGMAVLGLNDNFIPYIAPEGSLWQFHLLRGLLALGVLGVIGWGSLRPKRLWAVVGRSLFQAGSMLIYFGCLAILPIGIVVAGLFTSPIFVLLIAVIFQGKRVGWVRSLAIVTGFAGALLVIRPDPAALDLVVFLPILAGLLYAIGAIATRAWCEGETTLTLSAGFFAMLAICGALGCLLLPAGAPGAEGFASRGWMPLTADLLFWISVQTALALVGIFCLFRGYQLGEASQVAVYEYALLIFASGWAWYLWGDLVSPVAMAGMALIALAGIIIVSRRSV; this is encoded by the coding sequence ATGACGCCCCAGATCGCCTTGCCTGACCAGATCATATCGCCGCGTGCGGTGCTCTATATCATCGCGGGGATGGCGGTCTTGGGGCTGAACGACAATTTCATCCCCTATATCGCGCCAGAAGGATCTTTGTGGCAGTTCCACCTGCTGCGCGGGCTGCTGGCGCTGGGGGTGCTGGGGGTGATCGGCTGGGGCAGCTTGCGGCCCAAGCGTCTTTGGGCCGTGGTCGGACGCAGCCTGTTTCAGGCGGGGTCGATGCTGATCTATTTCGGCTGTCTGGCCATCCTGCCGATCGGGATCGTCGTGGCGGGGCTGTTCACATCGCCGATCTTCGTGCTGCTGATCGCCGTGATTTTCCAAGGCAAACGTGTCGGCTGGGTCCGCAGCCTTGCCATCGTGACGGGGTTCGCGGGTGCGCTGCTGGTGATCCGGCCAGACCCTGCGGCGCTGGATCTGGTGGTGTTCCTGCCGATCCTCGCGGGGCTGCTTTATGCCATCGGGGCCATTGCCACCCGCGCATGGTGCGAAGGCGAAACCACCCTGACGCTGAGCGCGGGTTTCTTTGCGATGCTGGCCATCTGCGGTGCGCTGGGCTGTCTGTTGCTGCCTGCTGGCGCGCCGGGTGCCGAAGGCTTTGCCAGCCGTGGCTGGATGCCGTTGACCGCTGATCTGTTGTTCTGGATATCGGTGCAGACCGCCCTCGCGCTGGTCGGTATCTTCTGCCTGTTTCGCGGTTATCAGCTGGGCGAGGCCAGTCAGGTCGCCGTCTACGAATATGCGCTGCTGATCTTTGCCAGCGGCTGGGCGTGGTATCTATGGGGGGATCTGGTCAGCCCTGTGGCGATGGCGGGGATGGCGCTGATCGCGCTGGCAGGCATCATCATCGTGTCGCGCCGCAGCGTGTAA
- a CDS encoding 3-hydroxyacyl-CoA dehydrogenase NAD-binding domain-containing protein, with protein MTDFTLKTDADGVAVITWDTIGKSMNVMNQQGFTDLDALIDQALADDAVKGIIITSGKDGSFAGGMDLNIIARMKDSAGDDPARGLFDGVMAMHGVLRKIERAGMDPKTNKGGKPIAAALPGTALGIGLEIPLACHRIFATDNPKAKIGLPEIMVGIFPGAGGTTRLVRKLGAMAASPLLLEGKLNDPQGAKRAGVVDEVVADPVAAAKEWILSNPSIVKPWDEKGYKMPGGAPYHPAGFMTFVGASAMVNGKTMGVYPAAKALLSAVYEGALVPFDTALKIEARWFTNILMNPSSSAMIRSLFINKEALEKGANRPDAPDQKVKQVGVIGAGMMGAGIALVSALAGIKVVLIDAKQEAADKGKSYTAAYMDKGIARKKATEDKKAAVLGLINATTDYAALKDCDLIVEAVFEDVGVKAEVTKKVQAVTGPDCIFATNTSTLPITELAKASNDPANFIGIHFFSPVDKMMLVEIIKGEATGDVAVAKALDFVRQIRKTPIVVNDARFFYANRCIIPYINEGIRMVREGVEPALIENAAKLVGMPLGPLQLVDETSIDLGVKIAKATRAAMGDAYPDGAVDEVLFWMADQNRLGRKSNAGFYAYDDKGKRLGLWDNLAAQYPVADDQPDLVTVQHRLLFAQVLEAVRALEDGVLTDIREGDVGAILGWGFAPWSGGPFSWLDIIGAPYAAERCDQLTAEFGDRFSAPDLLRDMADKGQEFYKRFATGAKAA; from the coding sequence ATGACTGATTTCACACTTAAAACCGACGCCGATGGCGTGGCAGTCATCACTTGGGACACAATCGGCAAATCCATGAATGTGATGAACCAGCAAGGGTTCACCGATCTGGATGCGCTGATTGATCAGGCTCTGGCGGATGATGCCGTCAAAGGCATCATCATCACATCGGGCAAGGACGGGTCTTTTGCCGGGGGTATGGACCTGAACATCATCGCGCGGATGAAAGACAGCGCCGGTGATGATCCCGCGCGCGGGCTGTTCGACGGCGTGATGGCGATGCATGGCGTTTTGCGCAAGATCGAACGCGCGGGCATGGACCCAAAGACCAACAAAGGCGGCAAGCCCATCGCCGCCGCCCTGCCCGGCACGGCACTGGGCATCGGGCTGGAAATCCCGCTGGCCTGTCACCGCATCTTTGCCACCGATAACCCCAAGGCGAAAATCGGCCTGCCCGAAATCATGGTCGGCATTTTCCCCGGTGCCGGTGGCACGACGCGTCTGGTGCGCAAGCTGGGGGCCATGGCCGCATCACCCCTGTTGCTCGAAGGCAAGCTGAACGATCCGCAAGGGGCCAAACGTGCAGGCGTGGTCGACGAGGTTGTGGCCGACCCTGTCGCCGCCGCCAAGGAATGGATCCTTTCGAACCCGTCCATCGTCAAACCCTGGGACGAAAAGGGTTATAAAATGCCCGGTGGCGCGCCCTACCATCCGGCCGGTTTCATGACCTTTGTCGGCGCATCTGCCATGGTCAACGGCAAGACGATGGGGGTCTATCCTGCCGCGAAAGCCTTGCTATCGGCGGTCTATGAAGGGGCCTTGGTGCCTTTCGATACCGCGCTGAAGATCGAGGCGCGCTGGTTCACCAATATCTTGATGAACCCCAGCTCCTCGGCCATGATCCGCAGCCTGTTCATCAATAAGGAAGCGCTGGAAAAAGGCGCCAACCGCCCTGATGCGCCCGATCAAAAGGTCAAACAGGTCGGTGTCATCGGCGCGGGCATGATGGGGGCGGGCATCGCGCTGGTCTCTGCGCTTGCAGGCATCAAGGTCGTGCTGATCGACGCCAAACAAGAGGCCGCCGACAAAGGCAAATCATATACTGCCGCTTACATGGACAAAGGCATCGCCCGCAAAAAGGCGACCGAGGACAAGAAAGCCGCCGTGTTGGGGCTGATCAACGCCACGACCGATTATGCCGCCTTGAAAGATTGCGATCTGATCGTCGAGGCCGTGTTCGAGGATGTGGGCGTCAAGGCCGAGGTCACCAAGAAGGTGCAGGCGGTGACGGGTCCTGACTGCATCTTTGCGACCAACACATCGACCCTGCCGATCACCGAACTGGCCAAAGCCAGCAATGATCCGGCGAATTTCATCGGCATCCATTTCTTTTCCCCCGTGGACAAGATGATGCTGGTCGAGATCATCAAAGGCGAGGCAACAGGCGATGTCGCGGTGGCCAAAGCGCTCGATTTCGTGCGCCAGATCCGCAAGACGCCGATCGTGGTCAATGACGCGCGGTTCTTCTACGCCAACCGCTGCATCATTCCTTATATCAACGAAGGCATCCGCATGGTCCGCGAAGGGGTCGAACCCGCCCTGATCGAAAACGCGGCCAAACTGGTCGGCATGCCGCTGGGTCCGCTGCAATTGGTGGATGAAACCAGCATCGATCTGGGCGTGAAAATCGCCAAGGCGACGCGCGCCGCGATGGGCGATGCCTATCCCGACGGTGCGGTGGACGAGGTGCTGTTCTGGATGGCCGATCAAAACCGTCTGGGCCGCAAATCCAATGCCGGTTTTTATGCCTATGACGACAAGGGCAAGCGCCTTGGCCTCTGGGACAATCTGGCCGCGCAATACCCTGTCGCGGATGACCAGCCCGATCTGGTGACCGTGCAGCACCGCCTGCTGTTCGCCCAAGTGCTGGAAGCCGTGCGCGCGCTGGAAGACGGCGTGCTGACCGATATCCGCGAAGGCGATGTCGGCGCGATCCTTGGCTGGGGCTTTGCGCCTTGGTCGGGCGGGCCGTTCAGCTGGCTGGATATCATCGGCGCGCCCTATGCCGCCGAACGCTGCGACCAGTTGACCGCAGAATTCGGGGATCGGTTCAGCGCGCCTGACCTGCTGCGCGACATGGCCGATAAGGGGCAGGAGTTTTACAAACGCTTCGCCACCGGCGCGAAAGCGGCCTGA
- a CDS encoding acetyl-CoA C-acetyltransferase, which translates to MTDAYIYDAIRTPRGKGRADGSLHEVTSARLSAGVLNALKERNNLQGHAVEDVIWGNVTQVGEQGGCLARTAVLASDLDESIPGLAINRFCASGMEAVNLAANQVRGGAGQAYIAGGVEMMGRVAMGSDGAAIAVDPSIAMDSYFVPQGISADIIATEYGFSRDAADQLAVESQKRAKAAWDEGRFAKSVVTVRDINGLAILDHDEYMRPETNMQTLGSLNPAFAAMGEVMPGFDKIALMKYPHLERINHIHHAGNSSGIVDGAAGVLVASKEWGEAMGLKPRAVIRATAKIGTDPTIMLTGPVPVTEKILRDAGMAISDIDLFEVNEAFASVVLRFMQAFNVDHDRVNVNGGSIAMGHPLGATGAIIIGTLLDELERSGKSTGLATLCIASGMGAATIIERV; encoded by the coding sequence ATGACCGACGCCTATATCTATGACGCGATCCGCACGCCGCGCGGCAAAGGCCGCGCCGATGGCAGCCTGCACGAGGTGACATCCGCCCGCCTGTCCGCCGGTGTGCTGAACGCGCTGAAAGAGCGCAACAACCTGCAAGGCCACGCGGTCGAGGATGTGATCTGGGGCAATGTCACACAGGTTGGCGAACAGGGCGGCTGTCTGGCGCGCACGGCGGTGCTGGCGTCCGATCTGGACGAATCCATCCCCGGTCTGGCGATCAACAGGTTCTGCGCCTCTGGCATGGAAGCGGTGAACCTTGCCGCCAATCAGGTGCGCGGCGGGGCCGGTCAGGCCTATATCGCGGGCGGCGTTGAAATGATGGGCCGCGTCGCCATGGGCAGCGACGGGGCGGCGATTGCGGTTGATCCGTCGATTGCGATGGACAGCTATTTCGTCCCGCAGGGCATTTCCGCCGATATCATCGCCACTGAATACGGTTTCAGCCGTGACGCGGCCGACCAATTGGCCGTCGAAAGCCAGAAACGCGCGAAGGCCGCGTGGGACGAAGGCCGTTTCGCCAAATCCGTCGTGACGGTGCGCGATATCAACGGTTTGGCCATTCTGGACCATGACGAATACATGCGACCAGAAACGAATATGCAAACGCTTGGGTCGCTGAACCCCGCCTTTGCCGCCATGGGCGAGGTGATGCCCGGCTTCGACAAGATCGCGCTGATGAAATACCCCCATCTGGAACGGATCAACCATATCCACCATGCGGGCAATTCATCGGGCATCGTCGATGGTGCCGCTGGCGTGCTGGTTGCGTCGAAGGAATGGGGCGAGGCGATGGGCCTCAAACCCCGCGCGGTGATCCGTGCGACTGCGAAAATCGGCACTGATCCGACGATCATGCTGACCGGCCCGGTGCCCGTGACCGAGAAAATCCTGCGGGATGCCGGCATGGCGATCAGCGATATCGACCTGTTCGAGGTGAACGAGGCTTTTGCCTCCGTCGTGCTGCGGTTCATGCAGGCGTTCAACGTCGATCATGACCGCGTCAACGTCAACGGCGGGTCCATCGCGATGGGGCATCCTTTGGGGGCCACCGGTGCGATCATCATCGGCACCCTGCTGGATGAATTGGAACGCTCTGGCAAATCCACCGGTCTGGCGACGCTCTGCATCGCATCGGGCATGGGTGCCGCAACGATTATCGAACGCGTGTAA
- a CDS encoding glutathione S-transferase family protein, giving the protein MPMKLHCFGESGNAYKVALTLTLTNQDWDPVFVDFFNGATRTPEFRALNVMGEVPVLEDGDLVLTQSAVMQDYISSKSGKLGGRSAAERREVLRWMFFDNHKVSGVAGPLRFNMNFLPEDKRNADVNGFLAMRLASALKVMETHLTGRNWLAGEDMTIADIACAGYLFYTEPFTFARTDYPQIDRWLDAIAARPGWKHPYDLMPRALSGAA; this is encoded by the coding sequence ATGCCCATGAAACTGCACTGCTTCGGCGAAAGCGGAAACGCCTATAAAGTGGCCCTTACCTTGACCCTGACCAATCAGGACTGGGACCCGGTCTTTGTCGATTTCTTCAACGGCGCGACCCGCACGCCGGAATTCCGCGCGCTCAACGTGATGGGCGAGGTGCCGGTTCTGGAAGACGGCGATCTGGTGCTGACCCAATCGGCGGTCATGCAGGATTACATCAGCTCTAAATCGGGCAAGCTGGGGGGAAGGTCCGCCGCCGAACGCCGCGAGGTGTTGCGCTGGATGTTCTTTGACAATCACAAGGTCAGCGGCGTGGCCGGGCCTTTGCGGTTCAACATGAATTTCCTGCCCGAGGACAAGCGCAACGCCGATGTGAACGGCTTTCTGGCGATGCGTCTGGCCTCGGCGCTCAAGGTGATGGAAACCCATCTGACGGGGCGCAACTGGCTGGCGGGCGAGGATATGACCATCGCCGATATCGCCTGCGCCGGTTACCTGTTCTACACCGAACCCTTTACCTTTGCGCGCACCGATTACCCGCAGATCGACCGCTGGCTGGACGCCATCGCCGCCCGCCCCGGTTGGAAACACCCCTATGACTTGATGCCGCGCGCGCTATCCGGCGCGGCCTGA